In one Bos mutus isolate GX-2022 chromosome 19, NWIPB_WYAK_1.1, whole genome shotgun sequence genomic region, the following are encoded:
- the TMEM132E gene encoding transmembrane protein 132E yields MAPGMPGRGGAALLCLSALLAHASGRSHPASPSPPGPQASPVLPISYRLSHTRLAFFLREARPPPPTVANGSLQRSEPFVVFQTKELPVLNVSLGPFSTSQVVARELLQPSSTLDIPERLTVSWKVRAFIVHSRVPASQPVAQVLFYVAGRDWDDFGVTERLPCVRLHAFRDAREVKSSCRLSGGLATCLVRAELPLAWFGPPAPAAPPSARRKSPDGLEPEATGESQQAELYYTLHAPDASGGCGGTRRGAGPGVGARAESPTQHPLLRIGSISLFRPPPRRTLQEHRLDSNLMIRLPDRPLKPGEVLSIVLYLAPNSSSPSSPSLEHFTLRVKAKKGVTLLGTKSRSGQWHVTSELLTGAKHSTATVDVSWAQGTPLPPWEGQGPLEILQLDFEMENFTSQSVKRRIMWHIDYRGHGALPDLERAVTELTVIQRDVQAILPLAMDTEIINTAILTGRTVAIPVKVIAIEVTGLVLDVSALVECESDNEDIIKVSSSCDYVFVSGKESRGSMNARVTFRYDVLNAPLEMTVWVPKLPLHIELSDARLSQVKGWRVPILPDRRSARESEDEDEEEERPQSASRGCTLQYQHATLQVFTQFHTTSSEGTDQVVTMLGPDWLVEVTDLVSDFMRVGDPRVARMVDSSTLAGLEPGTTPFKVVSPLTESVLGETLLTVTEEKVSITQLQAQVVASLALSLRPSPGSSHTILATAAAQQTLSFLKQEALLSLWLSYSDGTTAPLSLYSPRDYGLLVSSLDERVATVTQDRAFPLVVAEAEGAGELLRAELTIAESCQKTKRKSVLATTRVGLRVHFGRDEEDPTYDYPGPSQPGPGGGEDEARGAGPPGTAGPRPEAAGPDTASPAVPPTEDFLPLPTGFLQMPRGLTDLEIGMYALLGVFCLAILVFLINCIVFVLRYRHKRIPPEGQTSMDHSHHWVFLGNGQPLRVQGELSPPASNPMETVPACCHGDHHSSGSSQTSVQSQVHGRGDGSSGGSARDQAEDPASSPTSKRKRVKFTTFTTLPSEELAYDSVPAGEEDEEDEEDLGWGCPDVTGTTRPAPPPDLHNYMRRIKEIA; encoded by the exons cctctggccgCTCCCACCCGGCCAGCCCCAGTCCGCCAGGGCCGCAGGCCAGCCCGGTGCTGCCGATCAGCTACCGTCTGTCGCACACGCGACTGGCCTTCTTCCTGCGCGAGGCGCGGCCCCCACCGCCCACGGTGGCCAATGGCTCCCTGCAGCGCTCCGAGCCCTTCGTGGTGTTCCAGACCAAGGAGCTGCCCGTCCTCAACGTCTCCCTGGGGCCCTTCAGCACCAGCCAGGTAGTAGCCCGGGAGCTGCTGCAGCCGTCCAGCACTCTGGACATCCCCGAGCGCCTGACGGTCAGCTGGAAGGTGCGCGCCTTCATCGTCCACTCCCGCGTGCCCGCCTCGCAGCCCGTGGCCCAGGTGCTGTTCTACGTGGCCGGCCGCGACTGGGATGACTTCGGCGTCACGGAGCGACTGCCCTGCGTCCGCCTGCACGCCTTCCGCGACGCCCGGGAGGTCAAGAGCTCCTGCCGCCTCAGCGGGGGTCTGGCCACTTGTCTCGTGCGGGCCGAGCTGCCCCTGGCCTGGTTCGGGCCCCCGGCTCCGGCCGCGCCGCCCAGCGCCCGCCGCAAGTCTCCGGATGGGCTGGAACCCGAGGCGACCGGGGAGAGTCAGCAAGCCGAGCTCTACTACACACTTCATGCCCCCGATGCGTCTGGTGGGTGTGGGGGGACCCGACGGGGCGCCGGACCCGGAGTCGGGGCCCGGGCCGAGAGCCCCACCCAGCACCCGCTGCTACGCATCGGAAGCATCAGCCTGTTCCGCCCGCCCCCCAGGAGGACCCTGCAGGAGCACAGGCTGGACAGCAACCTGATGATCCGCCTGCCAGACCGGCCCCTCAAGCCGGGGGAGGTGCTCAGCATCGTGCTCTACCTGGCCCCcaactcctcctctccctccagccccagcctggAGCACTTCACTCTCAG GGTGAAGGCCAAGAAGGGTGTGACCCTTCTAGGAACCAAGTCACGGAGTGGCCAATGGCACGTGACCTCAGAGCTGCTGACCGGGGCCAAGCATTCAACAGCCACCGTGGATGTGTCCTGGGCCCAGGGCACACCGCTGCCCCCCTG GGAGGGCCAGGGGCCCCTGGAGATTCTGCAGCTGGACTTTGAGATGGAGAATTTCACCAGCCAGTCAGTCAAGCGCAGGATCATGTGGCACATTGACTACCGGGGCCATGGAGCCCTGCCGGACCTGGAGAGGGCCGTGACTGAGCTGACGGTCATCCAGCGGGATGTGCAGGCCATCCTGCCCCTGGCCATG gACACAGAGATCATCAACACCGCCATCCTGACGGGCCGGACAGTGGCCATCCCCGTCAAGGTCATCGCCATCGAGGTGACCGGCCTTGTCCTAGACGTCTCTGCCCTGGTGGAATGCGAATCTGACAATGAGGACATCATCAAg gtatCCAGTAGCTGTGACTATGTGTTTGTTAGCGGAAAGGAATCCCGCGGATCCATGAACGCCAGGGTCACCTTTCGCTACGACGTCCTCAACGCCCCCCTGGAAATGACCGTCTGGGTGCCCAAGCTGCCCCTGCACATCGAGCTCTCGGATGCCCGCCTCAGCCAAGTTAAGGGCTGGAGGGTTCCTATCCTTCCCGACCGAAG GTCAGCCCGGGAGAGCGAGGAtgaggacgaggaggaggagcGGCCGCAGAGCGCAAGTCGCGGCTGCACCTTGCAGTACCAGCATGCCACCCTGCAGGTCTTCACCCAGTTCCACACGACGTCATCGGAGGGCACCGACCAGGTGGTCACCATGCTGGGCCCGGACTGGCTGGTGGAGGTCACCGACCTGGTCAGCGACTTCATGCGGGTGGGTGACCCCCGAGTGGCACGCATGGTAGACAGCAGCACGCTGGCTGGGCTGGAGCCGGGCACCACTCCCTTCAAG GTGGTGTCCCCCCTGACGGAGTCCGTGCTCGGGGAGACGCTGCTGACAGTGACGGAGGAGAAGGTCAGCATCACACAGCTGCAGGCCCAGGTGGTGGCCAGCCTCGCCCTCTCCCTGAGACCCAGCCCTGGGAGCAGCCACACCATCCTGGCCACCGCTGCCGCCCAGCAGACCCTCAGCTTCCTCAAGCAG gaagccctcctgagcCTCTGGCTCTCCTACAGCGATGGCACCACGGCCCCACTCTCCCTCTACAGCCCCCGGGACTACGGGCTGCTGGTGAGCAGTCTGGACGAGCGCGTGGCCACGGTGACCCAGGACCGGGCCTTTCCGCTGGTGGTGGCCGAAGCCGAGGGAGCCGGGGAGCTGCTCCGCGCAGAGCTCACCATCGCCGAGAGCTGCCAGAAGACCAAGCGCAAGAGTGTGCTGGCCACGACCCGCGTGGGCCTGCGGGTGCACTTTGGGCGGGACGAGGAGGACCCCACCTACGACTACCCGGGCCCCAGCCAGCCAGGGCCCGGCGGGGGCGAGGACGAGGCCCGGGGAGCTGGCCCGCCGGGCACGGCGGGACCCCGACCCGAGGCCGCGGGCCCTGACACTGCCAGCCCGGCTGTGCCACCCACGGAAGACTTCCTGCCGCTGCCCACCGGCTTCCTGCAGATGCCCCGGGGGCTGACGGACCTGGAGATCGGCATGTACGCGCTGCTGGGCGTCTTCTGCCTGGCCATCCTTGTCTTCCTCATCAACTGCATTGTCTTCGTGCTGCGCTACCGGCACAAGCGCATCCCGCCCGAGGGCCAGACCAGCATGGACCACTCTCACCACTGGGTGTTTCTGGGCAACGGGCAGCCGCTGCGGGTGCAGGGGGAGCTGTCGCCGCCCGCCAGCAACCCGATGGAGACCGTGCCCGCCTGCTGCCACGGTGACCACCACAGCAGCGGCAGCTCGCAGACCAGCGTCCAAAGTCAGGTGCACGGGCGGGGCGACGGCTCCTCCGGCGGCTCGGCCCGGGACCAGGCCGAGGACCCCGCCAGCTCGCCCACCTCCAAGCGCAAGCGGGTCAAGTTCACCACCTTCACCACGCTGCCCTCGGAGGAGCTGGCCTATGACTCGGTGCCCGCCGGCGAAGAGGACGAGGAAGACGAAGAGGACCTGGGATGGGGCTGCCCGGATGTGACCGGCACCACgcggcccgccccgccccctgacCTGCACAATTACATGCGCAGAATCAAAGAGATTGCGTAG